GTCGCTCGCGCAAGGCTTCGCGTTCCTCGATGGATGTCTCGATGCCGACCATCTGGTTGACCGGGTCGCCGACAAAACGAAACAGCGTGAACGCGAGCAGTGCAACGACCAACATGACAATCATCGCCTGCAGCAGGCGACGTATTGCAAAACCAAACATGGCGGCTCTTTCCAGGAAATTGGCCATGCCCCCAGCCTGCGCCGGGAGCATGGTGATTGATTTAGTTCTTGGTGACGAACCGGAAGTGGAACTGGTTGTCAGCGCGCTGGGCGAGCTCGACACCTTCAGCAACACCCCATGCCAGACCCTGCTGATGAAGCGGGATGTGAGCCACGTCGTTGTTGGAGAGGGTATAGGCCTCAGCGATCAGGGCGTCACGCTTGTCCGGATCATTTTCGACCAGGATCTTGTCTGCGAGAGCGTCGACTTCGGCGCTGCAGTAGCCGCCGAGGTTGAAAGCACCGCCATTGCCGGCTTCGTCACGGCACTGGATCAGGTTGTCCAGGATGTTCCAGCTGTCGAAGGAGCCGGGGGTCCAGCCGAGCAAGTAGAAGGAAGTGTCGAAACCGCCGGAAGCCAGAACCTTGGCGAAATACTTCGCCTTCGGCTGTGCGTTCAGGTCAACTGTGACGCCAATACGCGCCAGCATGGAGGCAACCGCCTGACAAATGGCTTCGTCGTTGACGTAGCGATCGTTCGGGCAGTCCATGCCAACGGAGAATCCGTCGCCATAACCGGCTTCGGTAAGAAGCGCCTTGGCTGCATCCGGGTCATAGGGAAGACGTTCGAAGTCGCCGGACTTGGCGAACAGGAACGGCGAAATCATGATTGCGGACGGTGTGGACAGGTCGCGCATGATCTTCCGCTTGATGCCTTCGATGTCGATGGCCTGGTAGAACGCCTTGCGGACGCGAATGTCCTTGAATGGGTTCTTGCCCTTGACGTCCGAATAGATCAGCTCGTCACGCATCTGGTCCATGCCAAGGAAGATGGTGCGTAGCTCGGGACCTGTCATTGCCATGGTACCGGCATTGTCATTGACGCGTTTCACGTCCTGAACCGGGATCGGATAGACCATGTCTAGCTCGCCGGACAGCAGTGCTGCAACACGGGTCGCGTCGGAGCCGATTGGTGTGAATTCAACACCATCCAGGTTGTGCGTTGCTTCATCCCACCAACCGTCATACTTCTCGTAGACGGTCTTTACGCCCGGCTCGTGGCTGACAAGCTTGAAGGGCCCAGTGCCATTGGCATGCAAAGCGGCGTAGTTCGGAGTGGTGTCGGAAGCAGAGGTGATGGCCACGGCATCGTTTGCCTCAGTCCATTCCTTGTCCATGATGTACCAGGTGTCCCATTCGTAGTGAAGAATGGGGTTTGGTCCAGGCAGGACGAAGTCGACCGTATAATCATCAACGATCTCGACCTTCACGTCGCTTCCAACGCGCTTGGCAAGGTCGGAGCCTTCGCCATGCAGACGCTCTACGGAGAACGCTACATCTTCAGCTGTGAAATCGTTGCCGTTGTGGAATTTCACGCCTTCGCGCAGATGAAAACGCCAGCGGTTCGGCTCAACCACTTCCCAGCTCTCTGCAAGGGAAGGTTCGATTTCCAGGTTTTCATTACGGCGAGTCAGACCTTCATACACGTTGCCGAGTGCCGACAGCGTGAAGGTCTCGTTCAAGCTGTATGGATCCAGCTGGTTCAAGGCGCCCTGAAATGCAAATTTCAAGGTTTCTGCGTGGGCCGCCGAAGCAGTCAGGCCGGAGGCCAAGATGGCCGAGGCAAGTCCCAGATTGAGTTTGTTCATGTTCCCCTCGCGGTGTTCCGGTTTCCGGATTTGCAAGCCCCGCAGCCGGGGCTCGAACTTGGACGCAGAAACGACGATCTGCGATAAATTTCAGCATGCATCATGGCGCGTCATTTTTTGGCAGTCCACCCCTATCTCGAAGAAATTTCAAGACAATTTCGTTCGTAACCGTTCGAGAA
This sequence is a window from Labrenzia sp. CE80. Protein-coding genes within it:
- a CDS encoding ABC transporter substrate-binding protein, coding for MNKLNLGLASAILASGLTASAAHAETLKFAFQGALNQLDPYSLNETFTLSALGNVYEGLTRRNENLEIEPSLAESWEVVEPNRWRFHLREGVKFHNGNDFTAEDVAFSVERLHGEGSDLAKRVGSDVKVEIVDDYTVDFVLPGPNPILHYEWDTWYIMDKEWTEANDAVAITSASDTTPNYAALHANGTGPFKLVSHEPGVKTVYEKYDGWWDEATHNLDGVEFTPIGSDATRVAALLSGELDMVYPIPVQDVKRVNDNAGTMAMTGPELRTIFLGMDQMRDELIYSDVKGKNPFKDIRVRKAFYQAIDIEGIKRKIMRDLSTPSAIMISPFLFAKSGDFERLPYDPDAAKALLTEAGYGDGFSVGMDCPNDRYVNDEAICQAVASMLARIGVTVDLNAQPKAKYFAKVLASGGFDTSFYLLGWTPGSFDSWNILDNLIQCRDEAGNGGAFNLGGYCSAEVDALADKILVENDPDKRDALIAEAYTLSNNDVAHIPLHQQGLAWGVAEGVELAQRADNQFHFRFVTKN